The genomic DNA ACAATCGCTGGAACAGATCATACACTCAAGGATCATTCATTAAAAGATGGATGAAATACGAATACAAGCCACATAATATTGTTCACTTATTAAATTAACAGAGATTGTAACTGGTAATGCCTACTACTGACCATGTGGCAAGAGACATGATTCTTACACACTGTCAGAAGGAATTGAAATTGGTCAAATTTTCTAGATCGAAGCTAAAATAGGGATAAAAACCTTTGAAATGTCTATATCTATAACATctgcaattttacttttagaataAGTTCTAATAAATAATTATGAACTTTGAGAAAATGTATCTCAAtgccaataaaaagaaatacgaTCAAAAATTTCcaacaataaaaaattcaatcATTTGTGGCAGAATATTGTGCCACTTTAAAATAATGTccataaaatatgaaaagtattaTATCAAgtgaaaacagtaatttttaaatgctctatATAATGTAATTCTACTGTAATATATAAATTTGAGGGTCTAtgtatttactaaaataaaaaacatcaaaattgttttttaaattatcctgTTAGATTTGAATCTTTAGCCTGATTTGAAAATAAAGATAGTCCTCAGGCTGTCTCTGGAATAAATGATAAGTGTAACAGAACAGCATCAGGTCACATGGTTTCTTCACTTGATGAGCCATCCATCCTTCCCATGGCCCTTGGTCACCCCCTGCTGGCTGGACTGACCCAGAGCCTTCCAGGAAAAGCTCCTTAGAAAGAGCTCCCCAGCTAGGGCTGCACCTGATCCCATCCCTGTCACCTGCCCAGTATCCATCTCAACAGCAACAGGCTGCTGGCATGGTCACAGGTGATGGAGGAGAATGCAGTTAGGGGAACTGACAGCAACCCAAGTTGCCATAGCTGGGAATATATTGATGACAAAAGACTCTGTCACACTAGAAAGTAAGATAAGCTTTGAGAGATGTCAACATATTAAGTTATAATCGAGACAAGAGCCCAAGAAAATACAATTACAATACAGCAATCATCTTTAAATGTAACCACTGTTAAtgtaaattgatttttctttagaGCTTCTTATTTAAAAGACCTCAGAAATGTCACCATGCTTAGTTAGTTTAAagatatatactttaaatatatcttaaatatatattttttattttaaataataaatttaaatgattattattaaagttattttaaatatatatatatttattttatgtagtcAAGAATTCTTTCACTTCTGCGTAATTTacaataacagatgctgatgagaagtaaggaaaactcttaaaataaaatgacaaataccAGGTATGGAAAAGAGGCACCTAGAGGAGCTGCTGGGGAATACTGACCAGCTTCTGAAAACAAGTATCTTACCTTAGACTGTTTTAAATAAACTACAAAATTGAAAGTTACTTGGAAGGGATATCAAATCTGaaataagattttatataaataaggTAGAAAAGCCTGTGAGGTGTGAGGGACAGTGAGCAAGCTCACAGCAAACAGAGGGTTCCGGTCCCTGCACATCCCAGACTGAGAAGACAAGCAGGACTAGCAAGCGAAACTGCCTCATACTGCAACATCTGTCATGGTCCCCTCTTCTCAAACTACGTAATAATCAAGATCTCACACTGAAAGGAAAGCTGGCATACTTGAGTTCTTCAAAAtaacacgtgtgcatgtgtatccTCTTATGTAGGGTATATTATAATAGATCCTGTTATGttattatattttactaaatGTCATATATAcgtatgcaaacacacacatctatatatacacacatatacatatatatatattcttatattccatttatataatgtgatttttttcacatttttatgagTGCACCTGATTAGTTTTGGCAATGTATCTGAGaataaattctagaaaattcATTCAAAGTAATGCATTTCTAAGTGCCCCCTCTGAGCATTTCTGACTGGCCCACAGCTCTGACCTTCCTGTCCTAGATGaggatttgtctttctctgccatAAGAGCATGGGAGGCAACCAGACATGGATCACAGATGTCACCCTCCTGGGATTCCAGGTTGGTCCAGCACTGGAGATTCTCCTCTGTGGATTTTTCTCTGTCTTGTACACACTCACCCTGCTGGGGAATGGGCTCATCTTTGGGATTATCTCCCTGGAATCTAAGCTTCACACCCCCATGTACTTCTTCCTCTCACATCTTGCCATTGTTGACATGTCCTATGCTTCCAACAACGTTCCCAAGATGCTGATGAATCTTGCGAATAAGAAAAGTGCCATCTCCTTTGTGTCATGCATAATGCAGACATTCTTGTATTTGGCTTTTGCTCACATAGAGTGTCTGATTTTGGTAGTGATGTCCTATGATCGCTATGTGGCCATCTGCCGCCCCCTACATTACAATGTCCTCATGAGCTGGAGAGTGTGCACTGTCTTGGCTATGGCTTCCTGGGTGTTCAGCTTTTTCCTGGCTCTGGTCCATGTGGTTCTAATCCTGAGGCTGCCCTTCTGCGGGCCTCATGAGATCAACCACTTCTtctgtgaaatcctgtctgttcTCAAGCTGGCCTGTGCTGACACTAGACTCAACCAGGTGGTCATCTTTGCAGCCTGTATTTTCATCCTGGTGGGGCCGCTCTGCCTGGTGCTGGTCTCCTACTCACGCATCCTGGCGGCCATCCTGAGGATCCAATCTGGGGAGGGCCGCAGAAAGGCCTTCTCcacctgctcctcccacctctgcgTGGTGGGGCTCTTCTTTGGCAGCGCCATCGTCATGTACATGGCCCCCAAATCCCGTCATCCTGAGGAGCAGCAGAAGGTTCTTTCCCTGTTTTATAGTCTTTTCAACCCGATGCTGAACCCCCTGATCTACAGCCTGAGGAACATGGAGGTCAAGGGAGCCCTGAGAAGGGCACTGACAAAAGACAGGCTTATGTGAGACATTTCAAAGGAACCATGGGAAGGGAACAGTGCTCCCTGTAAAATGTGGAACTtggctttctttttgtcttctgctagaaaAAATGCCAGTTTAAAATGGGATACTATAGACCTATACATATAAATTGAAGACATAAGTCTTTTAGAAAAGTTTGGTGAATGCCTTTATAATCCTAGCACAAATTCATAGagaagacacaaaaagccctagatgtaaaatttttaagtttgatAAATATAGGCCCTCTTAACATTAATCACTGTGCACATCAAAGTCACCATTAAGAAAGAAGATATGCAAACTACAAACCAAGTGATCCTGTGGAAACTACATGTACCCAGAAATGGAACTGTTTACACAGTAAATAGAAAGAACTCCTTTATATCAACAATCAAAATATGAAcaacaaattttctaaaattagcaAAACATATGAACAGAAAATACAAGTGGCTGATAAACATACAAAATGCTGCCTTCCACCATTAGTAAGcaaggaaatgtaaaataaaacaccgTGAGACACTATTATATACCCactaaaatgtctaaaattttaATGGCTTATTTATCTTTGAGGTTATTAGAAATCTGCTTCTAATATTAGAAATGGTCAGTAATAGCAGAGTTTGTGCCAATAGTAGCCAAGTCAGATTGAGTTAATAAAAGCGTAGTACACATCCTCAAGATCAATAGTTAGTGACTCTTCCTGTAAAGATACACAGGTTAATGCTTAAGGCTTTCAGGGCCATCTTCTATGTCATAACtggcaaaagcagccacagacaacatgtaaacaaatgggtgtgcctgtgttccaataaaactttatttataaaaacaggtggcTGCTGGAATGGTGCCCAGGGACAGTAGTTTGTGAACCCTTGTTCTAGATCTTAAAGCTAGTCTAGTTCCAGCTGATTCCACTTAAGGATTCTCACTAGGTGGGGCCTCAGGGAGCATGTGAGTAGACATGCGTCATGGTCAAATCCCTGTCACCACTTTGTAGTTACTCTAGAGTGCGGCTTTTCCTCCTTGGACACTTTCTAAAATATGCCTTGACTCAATAGCCAGTGGACTATAAATATTCGTGGTTTCTCCATCACACAGAAATCAAGAGCAGCCTCCTCACACTCCATCACTTATTTGAGCCTAAGACCTTAGGATAAACGTTTGCGACTCAATATTCTAATTGGAGCACAGCAGTCCAATGAAAACAAGCACAGAGATACCTTGTACAGATTAATTTTTAAGAGTGGAGTTAACAAGATCTtacatttttagttgttttcttttacatttagcaACCATTTTACTAAAGCATTTTATATCTTGATATTGAAAAAGTCctagttttaattatatattcaGAGAGCCACTCTCGTCTTAGCCTGGAATACCCAGAAATGTAATTCTTAACCCTAAGCTGATAGCTGTtaatagagaagagaaaaggaaaaatcacagATACGGAAACCTCGGGACATGTTCTTATACTATAGAAATCTTGACCATGTCAAGAAGGGAATCAGGTAGACTAACAGGGCAGGAGATTTCTAAAGCTGAACATTACCCAGGGCGCAAGTTGTCTTACTTTCACTAGTCTCAGAAAGTATTAAcctgtcttatttcttttttattcctgaaaTGTAACGTGTTATATAATAAtgttattgtttccattttttcttgGTGCTCCTCAATTCTAAAATCAACTTGCCCATTTCTAGCTCTCACACAACAGCACACGATTTCCTCTCAGTGTCTATCATCccttataacaaaatatttcactGATAAAATGCTCTGTGACATTGgatttaatagcaaaaaaaatggTGACTGTCTCACAAGATGAGAAAAGCTTTTAGGGGAAATTGGTGCCTGCCTAGGCATCCTGGGACAAGCTGAATTCACTTCAAATGAGTAGTTACAGTCAGAGGGGGAgaaatgttaactagaataaacTGAGAAGAGGGAATTCTCTTCAGGGGGAAGGCAAAGGAGTGaactcagcctcaaaaaggaatgaagcttTGGTGGTATGGGTCATGCAGACTCAGCAAATAACGCAGGGTAACTGCCAGGACTCAGTGTTAGAGGAGGGGTTTGTTCCCTGACCCAACAGGACCTTTtggctggttttgtttgttttcttgcttgtttattgagacagggtcttgctctgtcgcttatccagcctggaatgcaatggcgtgaaccTTGTATGAATGTGTGCAATGGCACACATGTATGAATCgtgtgcaacctctgcctcccggtttcaattgattctcctaactcagcctcctgagtacctgggattgcacGTGTGTgcgcaccatgctcagctaatttttatattttagtagagacggggcttcg from Callithrix jacchus isolate 240 chromosome 11, calJac240_pri, whole genome shotgun sequence includes the following:
- the LOC100415130 gene encoding olfactory receptor 2A14, which encodes MGGNQTWITDVTLLGFQVGPALEILLCGFFSVLYTLTLLGNGLIFGIISLESKLHTPMYFFLSHLAIVDMSYASNNVPKMLMNLANKKSAISFVSCIMQTFLYLAFAHIECLILVVMSYDRYVAICRPLHYNVLMSWRVCTVLAMASWVFSFFLALVHVVLILRLPFCGPHEINHFFCEILSVLKLACADTRLNQVVIFAACIFILVGPLCLVLVSYSRILAAILRIQSGEGRRKAFSTCSSHLCVVGLFFGSAIVMYMAPKSRHPEEQQKVLSLFYSLFNPMLNPLIYSLRNMEVKGALRRALTKDRLM